From the Gramella sp. Hel_I_59 genome, one window contains:
- a CDS encoding AI-2E family transporter → MKAKEFANGILRAVGIMIGIVLALYFLWEIQSVIVYIAVAGIIALVGRPVVIFLRNKLKLPNQIAVITVLLLVLSIFVGIIFVFVPIIIEQSKYLGQIDIEAFKSDLNDLNDQVNNYLGVNELNLIEGLKRSEFVRNFDVGLIPQFLNNVFGILGTTMIAVFSIIFISFFFLKDSKLMLNSILVFANHGEEKKFQRVFNKIKVLLSRYFVGLTMQIAVLFFLYSILLSVFEINNPIAIAFICAFLNLVPYLGPLLAGILMALFVISSFLGADFSSIILPRLIYVMMGYAICQLIDNFISQPMIFGASVKSHPLEIFLIILIAGLMFGIAGMVVAVPFYTALKVIAKESLSEYKIVKRLTRDL, encoded by the coding sequence GTGAAAGCAAAAGAATTCGCGAACGGTATATTACGAGCAGTGGGTATCATGATTGGTATCGTTCTGGCACTCTATTTTCTATGGGAAATACAATCGGTGATCGTTTATATCGCCGTAGCTGGAATTATAGCTCTTGTTGGTAGACCTGTCGTCATCTTTCTTCGGAATAAGCTGAAACTCCCCAATCAAATAGCGGTAATTACGGTGCTACTGCTGGTCTTATCCATTTTTGTAGGTATTATTTTCGTTTTCGTTCCTATTATTATTGAACAGAGCAAATATCTGGGCCAGATCGATATCGAAGCTTTTAAAAGTGACCTGAATGACTTAAACGATCAGGTTAATAATTATCTAGGCGTCAATGAACTGAATTTAATTGAAGGTCTGAAACGAAGTGAATTTGTACGAAATTTTGATGTTGGTCTAATACCGCAATTCTTAAATAATGTCTTCGGAATACTGGGTACAACCATGATCGCTGTATTTTCGATTATTTTTATTTCCTTTTTCTTCCTGAAGGATTCCAAGTTAATGCTGAATAGCATACTGGTGTTCGCCAATCATGGAGAAGAAAAGAAATTTCAAAGAGTTTTTAATAAGATCAAAGTTTTATTAAGCCGGTATTTTGTGGGATTAACTATGCAAATTGCAGTATTGTTCTTCCTCTACTCCATTTTACTTAGTGTCTTTGAGATCAATAATCCAATTGCCATCGCTTTTATTTGCGCGTTCCTGAATCTTGTTCCATACCTTGGACCACTGTTAGCAGGAATTTTAATGGCTTTGTTCGTAATCTCCAGTTTTCTTGGAGCAGATTTCAGTAGCATTATTCTTCCAAGATTGATTTATGTGATGATGGGTTATGCAATTTGTCAGCTAATAGACAATTTTATTTCACAGCCCATGATATTTGGTGCAAGTGTGAAATCCCATCCACTTGAAATTTTCCTCATCATCCTAATTGCCGGACTTATGTTTGGTATTGCAGGAATGGTAGTCGCAGTTCCTTTTTATACAGCACTTAAGGTGATCGCTAAAGAATCTTTAAGTGAATACAAGATCGTGAAACGATTAACCAGAGATCTGTAA
- a CDS encoding TrmH family RNA methyltransferase: protein MQLTHDTTNFENKQFPVILLLDNITSEANIGSIFRLADAFGVQKLIFHGTVPNLNSNRLKRTARNTHNTVDFEVFEDATQAIGDLKNSGYKMTAMEITSESKPISNFQLEAEKILLVAGNERHGVSEEILKNCDTAYHIEMFGKNSSMNVAQSLGIALYEITKVLCS, encoded by the coding sequence ATGCAACTTACTCACGACACCACGAACTTCGAGAACAAACAATTTCCAGTGATTTTACTTCTAGACAATATAACCAGTGAAGCGAACATAGGCAGTATCTTTCGTCTTGCCGATGCCTTTGGAGTTCAAAAACTTATCTTTCATGGAACCGTTCCAAATCTAAACAGTAACCGATTAAAAAGAACAGCCAGGAACACCCATAACACGGTAGATTTTGAAGTTTTCGAAGATGCAACCCAAGCAATTGGTGATCTTAAAAACAGCGGTTACAAAATGACCGCGATGGAGATCACTTCAGAAAGTAAGCCTATCTCAAACTTTCAACTTGAGGCCGAAAAAATACTTTTAGTAGCCGGAAACGAGAGACACGGCGTTTCCGAAGAAATTTTAAAAAACTGTGATACTGCTTACCATATCGAGATGTTTGGAAAGAACAGTAGCATGAATGTCGCCCAATCACTGGGAATTGCTTTGTATGAAATTACAAAAGTGCTGTGCAGTTAA
- a CDS encoding DUF4159 domain-containing protein, whose amino-acid sequence MKKFVFGIILLVLVSFEVNAQEIAVLKYNGGGDWYANPTALPNLIKFCNTNLKTSLNEKPETVELGSTDIYQYPFIHMTGHGNVVFSEAEKENLRQYLLSGGFLHIDDNYGMDEFIRPLLKELFPEQILQEIPADHEIFRNQYKFPNGLPKIHEHDAQRPQALGIFENGRLLILYTVESDLGDGWESKEVHNDPEEIRLKALQMGANIIKYAFEK is encoded by the coding sequence ATGAAAAAGTTCGTTTTTGGAATCATTCTTTTAGTGCTTGTATCGTTCGAGGTAAATGCGCAGGAAATTGCGGTACTAAAATATAACGGTGGTGGAGATTGGTACGCAAATCCAACCGCTCTGCCAAATCTTATCAAATTCTGTAATACGAACTTAAAAACTTCGTTGAATGAGAAACCGGAAACTGTAGAGCTAGGAAGCACTGATATTTATCAATATCCGTTTATACATATGACCGGACATGGAAATGTGGTATTTAGCGAAGCTGAAAAAGAAAATCTCAGGCAATACTTATTGAGTGGCGGATTTCTGCATATCGATGACAATTATGGAATGGATGAGTTTATCCGGCCTTTATTAAAGGAATTATTTCCTGAACAAATTCTTCAGGAAATCCCTGCGGATCACGAAATCTTCAGGAATCAGTATAAATTCCCTAACGGACTTCCAAAAATCCATGAACATGATGCGCAAAGACCTCAGGCTCTGGGAATCTTTGAAAACGGGAGATTGCTAATTTTATACACCGTAGAAAGTGATCTCGGTGATGGTTGGGAAAGTAAGGAAGTTCACAATGACCCGGAAGAAATCCGGCTTAAAGCATTGCAAATGGGAGCAAACATCATCAAATACGCATTCGAAAAATAG
- a CDS encoding 16S rRNA (uracil(1498)-N(3))-methyltransferase translates to MQLFYNPNISENDKQVIFPKDESRHIVKVLRKTEGDELSITNGNGMLFKAQIIQADVKQCIASINSFESQPAPPYYLHMMVAPTKMNDRYEWFLEKAMEIGVHEITPVICDHSERKTVKLERYQRVLLSAMKQSLHMHFPKLNEPVGFSELMQTEMPGMRLIAHCEDDEKKPYLQNKLKANSTINILIGPEGDFSPNEIKTAMDENWQQISLGESRLRTETAAIAACHTVALINQNS, encoded by the coding sequence ATGCAGCTATTCTACAATCCAAATATTTCAGAAAACGATAAACAGGTAATTTTTCCGAAGGATGAAAGCAGGCATATTGTAAAGGTTTTGAGGAAAACCGAAGGTGACGAGTTAAGCATCACTAATGGAAATGGGATGCTATTCAAAGCTCAGATCATCCAGGCTGATGTCAAACAATGCATTGCAAGCATCAATTCTTTTGAAAGTCAGCCAGCACCACCCTATTATTTACATATGATGGTGGCACCTACGAAGATGAACGACCGCTATGAGTGGTTTCTGGAAAAAGCGATGGAGATTGGTGTGCACGAAATTACGCCGGTTATTTGTGATCATAGTGAACGCAAAACCGTAAAGCTGGAACGTTATCAACGAGTGCTGTTAAGTGCCATGAAACAATCCCTGCATATGCATTTCCCGAAATTGAACGAGCCTGTTGGTTTTTCTGAATTGATGCAGACAGAAATGCCAGGTATGAGATTAATTGCTCACTGCGAGGATGATGAAAAGAAACCCTATCTTCAAAACAAACTGAAGGCCAACAGCACCATCAATATTTTGATTGGCCCCGAAGGTGATTTTAGTCCCAACGAGATAAAAACCGCGATGGATGAAAACTGGCAGCAAATAAGTCTTGGAGAAAGCAGGTTACGTACTGAGACTGCAGCGATTGCCGCATGTCACACAGTCGCACTTATCAATCAAAATTCATGA
- the tsaD gene encoding tRNA (adenosine(37)-N6)-threonylcarbamoyltransferase complex transferase subunit TsaD, translated as MADHLINILAIESSCDDTAAAVLSNGKILSNIVATQEVHKQYGGVVPELASRAHQQNIVPVIHQALEKANIDKKDLSAIAFTRGPGLMGSLLVGTSFAKSLAMGLEVPLIEVNHMQAHILAHFIEEEEFDKPEFPFLAMTISGGHTQIVKVSDYFDMEVIGETLDDAVGEAFDKSAKILGLPYPGGPLIDKYAREGDPKAFQFTKPKVDDLNFSFSGFKTAVLYFIQKKTKEDPEFVEKNLKDICASIQYTIIGILMDKLKKAVKKTGINQVAIGGGVSANSGIRQALVDAEKKWGWKCFIPKFEYTTDNAAMIGIAGYHKYLQKDFADFSVTAQSRYKI; from the coding sequence ATGGCTGATCATTTAATAAACATTCTCGCTATAGAATCTTCCTGTGATGATACGGCGGCTGCCGTACTCTCCAACGGTAAAATTCTTTCCAATATTGTTGCAACTCAGGAAGTACACAAACAATATGGTGGAGTTGTTCCAGAACTTGCATCACGAGCGCATCAACAGAATATAGTTCCAGTGATCCACCAGGCTTTGGAAAAGGCAAATATCGACAAAAAAGATCTCTCTGCAATCGCATTTACAAGAGGTCCGGGACTTATGGGTTCTTTGCTCGTTGGCACCTCTTTTGCCAAGTCACTCGCAATGGGTCTGGAAGTGCCTTTGATCGAGGTCAACCATATGCAGGCACATATCCTGGCGCATTTTATTGAAGAGGAAGAATTTGACAAGCCTGAGTTTCCATTTCTGGCTATGACCATAAGCGGCGGACATACCCAAATCGTGAAGGTTTCAGATTATTTTGATATGGAAGTTATTGGCGAAACACTGGACGATGCAGTTGGTGAAGCTTTCGATAAAAGTGCAAAAATTTTGGGGCTACCCTATCCTGGCGGTCCTTTAATAGATAAATATGCCAGAGAAGGTGACCCAAAAGCTTTTCAATTTACCAAGCCCAAAGTTGATGACCTGAACTTTAGTTTTAGTGGTTTTAAGACAGCTGTGTTATATTTTATTCAGAAGAAAACAAAAGAAGATCCTGAATTTGTCGAAAAGAATTTAAAAGATATTTGCGCCTCTATTCAATATACGATCATAGGAATTTTGATGGATAAATTGAAAAAGGCTGTAAAAAAGACCGGTATCAACCAGGTGGCCATTGGTGGCGGAGTTTCAGCAAATAGTGGAATACGGCAGGCTTTAGTTGATGCTGAAAAAAAATGGGGCTGGAAATGTTTTATTCCGAAGTTTGAGTACACGACAGATAATGCTGCAATGATTGGGATCGCAGGTTATCACAAATACCTACAAAAAGATTTTGCTGATTTTTCGGTAACCGCGCAATCGAGATATAAAATATAA